Part of the Labrenzia sp. PHM005 genome is shown below.
CATATCGGACCCGTCGTCAGTCAACTCCAGTATGACCGCATCCAAGGGCATATCGAAGCCGGTTTGAAAGATGACAATAAACTGATCACCGGCGGCCCTGGCAAACCGGAAGGTCTGGAAACCGGGTACTATGTCCGCCCGACGATCTTTGCCGATGTGAGCAATGACATGCATGTCGCGCGGGAAGAGATCTTTGGACCAGTGCTTGCGATTCTGCCGTTTGACACGGAAATAGATGCCATCCGGATCGCCAACGATACGCCCTACGGGTTGGCCGCCTATATTCAGACCGGTGATCCGGAACGGGCCAATCGGGTTGCCCGGAAACTGCGTGCTGGCAACGTTTATATAAACGGCGCAGGCATTGACTACGACGTGCCGTTCGGCGGCTACAAACAGTCCGGCAACGGCCGCGAATTTGGTCAGTTTGGTCTTGAAGACTTTTTGGAGCTGAAGGCGATTACGGCCTGAGGCCGGTTTCGCCATATCAGTCCCGCTTGCGCCGCCCCGGCCTTGAGCCGGGGCCTTGACGTTTGGCAGGGTGATCCCGGCTCAGGGCCGGGACGGCCAAGCCTTGGTTCGCATGCTGATGCCTCTGCTTAGCCGGAAACGTCAGCCAGCCGAAGAACAGATCTGCAGGAGCGCTGCTATTTGGGGCGTTGTGAGGCCCAGGCAGCAGGCGTGAACTGTTGCCAGGAAAATAGTCAGCACGCTTCCGGTTCCAAGGGCCAGCAGGAGAGAACTATCCTGCCGGATCTCGCTCCAAGCATCTTTCACGGAAATTGTTTCTGCGGTCATTCGTGGTGTCCTCCCAAATCAGTCTATTCCAGCACAGCTGAATACTAATCCGTGTTCCTATTCAGCAGCCTCTTGTGGCTGGTCATCTGTTTTCTTGCCGCCGAACAGGCTGCCCAGCCAGCCTTTCTTTTCTTTCGGAGCTTCCGCTGCCTCAGCATCTACTTCAGCGTCGACGTCTTCAGCTGGAGCACTCGGAGCAACTTGTTCTGCGAAAGCGGTAAAGAACTCGCCTGCCAGTCGCTTTGCTGTTGAGTCAATCAGCCGTGCTCCGAGTTGCGCCAACTTGCCGCCGACTTTGGCGTCAACGTCGTAATGAAGAATGGTCGCCTCCGGGCCATCCTCTTCAAGGCGGACAACCGCGCCGCCGCGGGCAAAACCAGCAACGCCGCCTGCACCTTCGCCCTCAATGCGGTAACCGTTCGGTGGATCGAGATCGAGCAGTTCAACCTTGCCGCCGAAGGTTGCCTTCACGGGGCCGACCTTCAACTTCA
Proteins encoded:
- a CDS encoding carbon monoxide dehydrogenase subunit G, coding for MKMTDSRRIEAPRETVWDALNDPDILKASIPGCEELTKNSDTELEAKVKLKVGPVKATFGGKVELLDLDPPNGYRIEGEGAGGVAGFARGGAVVRLEEDGPEATILHYDVDAKVGGKLAQLGARLIDSTAKRLAGEFFTAFAEQVAPSAPAEDVDAEVDAEAAEAPKEKKGWLGSLFGGKKTDDQPQEAAE